The Rhizobium etli 8C-3 genome has a segment encoding these proteins:
- a CDS encoding adenylate/guanylate cyclase domain-containing protein: MIKVTALPDQMNFEVAAGETLLEAALRSGVPFAHACGGRAKCSTCRVWVLDGVAGCPNRNRDESSMAERLRLADEVRLACQLKPEGELRVRRLVLDETDLIITSQLLSSAETRSGESKEVAVFFSDVADFTKLSEQLSPYDVMYLLNRYFAQVGDIIERNGGFIDNLIGDGMMAIFGIDDQRDAPLRAVNAAIQTIATVDRLKPFFASMYGIDFDIRIGLHYGEAVIGTLGFGGNQRLTAVGNVVNLASRIEAANKDAGTRLLISEALHGQIADKVEVGDFVRVRLRGSCERTSLYEVIRLKPECDAELNARQPRETIRHAGRRWVRAFPEDELQPHERRILDFEDYDIVVVRGTDSYCAFNNACPHLHLPFYERRKPAEVKTLNLPHTESTITSDHGLVCRWHQSCFDLFSGEIRNWAQLQQDGTAPGYEHTGDISKNPTRLTVYPCRIQDGYLWIGLD; encoded by the coding sequence ATGATCAAAGTAACCGCTCTACCTGACCAGATGAATTTCGAGGTTGCCGCCGGCGAGACGTTGCTCGAGGCTGCTTTGAGGTCGGGTGTGCCGTTTGCACATGCCTGCGGCGGCCGGGCGAAATGCTCGACCTGCCGCGTCTGGGTTCTGGATGGCGTTGCGGGTTGCCCGAACCGGAATCGAGACGAGAGCTCGATGGCGGAACGACTGAGGCTGGCGGATGAGGTTCGACTGGCCTGTCAACTCAAGCCGGAGGGCGAGCTTCGCGTCCGACGCCTGGTGCTGGATGAGACTGACTTGATAATAACCAGCCAGCTTCTCAGTTCTGCCGAGACGCGTTCCGGCGAGTCGAAAGAGGTTGCGGTCTTCTTCAGCGATGTCGCCGATTTCACGAAACTGTCCGAGCAGCTTTCGCCCTATGATGTGATGTATCTGCTCAACCGCTACTTCGCCCAGGTTGGCGACATCATAGAGCGAAATGGCGGGTTCATCGACAATCTCATCGGCGACGGGATGATGGCGATCTTCGGAATCGACGATCAGCGGGACGCTCCGCTTCGAGCCGTCAACGCGGCGATTCAGACCATTGCCACAGTCGATCGCCTGAAGCCGTTCTTTGCCTCCATGTACGGCATCGATTTCGACATTCGTATCGGTCTTCATTATGGCGAAGCCGTCATCGGCACATTGGGCTTCGGCGGAAACCAACGCCTCACGGCAGTCGGGAACGTCGTGAACCTTGCCAGCCGGATCGAAGCCGCGAACAAGGATGCCGGGACACGACTGCTGATTTCCGAGGCGCTTCACGGCCAGATCGCCGACAAGGTGGAGGTCGGCGATTTTGTCAGGGTACGCCTAAGGGGTTCCTGCGAACGGACGAGCTTGTACGAAGTCATCAGGCTCAAACCCGAATGCGACGCTGAACTGAACGCCAGGCAACCCCGCGAAACCATCCGCCATGCCGGCAGGAGGTGGGTCCGCGCATTTCCCGAGGACGAGCTCCAGCCCCACGAACGACGGATTCTCGATTTCGAGGATTACGATATCGTCGTCGTTCGCGGAACCGACAGTTACTGCGCCTTCAACAACGCCTGCCCGCATCTTCATCTGCCGTTCTACGAACGTCGAAAACCTGCCGAGGTGAAGACGCTCAATCTCCCACACACGGAGAGCACGATCACCAGTGATCACGGCCTCGTCTGCCGTTGGCATCAAAGCTGTTTCGACCTGTTTTCGGGCGAAATCAGGAACTGGGCGCAATTGCAGCAGGATGGTACTGCGCCGGGTTACGAACATACAGGCGACATCTCGAAAAATCCCACCAGGCTGACCGTATACCCCTGCCGAATACAGGACGGATACCTGTGGATCGGGCTCGACTGA
- a CDS encoding AraC family transcriptional regulator encodes MLDHSSQPSSPPNIPMDALSEVLRDFRLSGVNYGRCELRHPWSIAFPQQSSLRFHFVSQGPCWIHTEAHGWQELHDGDLVLLPQGIAHRLASAPGIEDDSLKSCQVTRLGSNVCEVVREGTGETSTLFCGSMALGAGALNPLIALMPSIIKGCDVAGNDPIVGPLLAAMTAEAAQPQMGSATVLSRMADLLVARLIRCWVNCNGASTTGWLAAIRDPHIGRVLAAMHRDPGRDWSLESLAGVAGQSRSIFAERFSAILGEGAARYLARLRMQLARELLGQSGMSVAEVATRLGYESEASFARAFKRITRVSPGVVRRTNSGRTDMDFGF; translated from the coding sequence ATGCTTGACCATTCGTCGCAACCCTCTTCGCCGCCAAATATCCCGATGGATGCGCTGAGCGAAGTCCTACGAGACTTTCGCTTGAGTGGCGTCAACTACGGCCGCTGCGAGCTTCGACATCCATGGAGCATCGCCTTCCCGCAACAATCGTCGCTGCGTTTTCACTTCGTGAGCCAGGGGCCATGCTGGATCCATACCGAAGCGCATGGCTGGCAGGAGTTGCACGATGGCGATCTGGTGCTGCTGCCGCAAGGGATCGCCCACCGGCTGGCCAGCGCGCCCGGTATCGAGGACGATTCGCTCAAGAGCTGCCAAGTGACCAGGCTGGGGAGCAACGTCTGCGAAGTGGTGCGGGAAGGAACGGGTGAGACCAGCACGCTTTTTTGCGGCTCCATGGCCTTGGGCGCCGGTGCGCTTAATCCCCTGATCGCCTTGATGCCGTCGATCATCAAGGGCTGCGATGTCGCCGGCAATGACCCGATCGTTGGTCCCCTCCTGGCGGCTATGACAGCAGAGGCCGCACAGCCACAGATGGGCAGCGCAACCGTCTTATCGCGTATGGCGGACCTGCTGGTCGCGCGGCTCATCCGCTGCTGGGTCAATTGCAACGGAGCCTCAACCACTGGCTGGCTCGCCGCCATCCGCGACCCGCATATCGGTCGCGTCCTTGCCGCCATGCACCGCGACCCCGGTCGTGACTGGAGCCTCGAAAGCCTCGCCGGCGTCGCGGGCCAGTCGCGCTCGATCTTCGCAGAGCGCTTCAGCGCTATTTTAGGGGAAGGTGCGGCACGTTATCTCGCTCGCCTGCGCATGCAGCTCGCCCGCGAGTTATTGGGGCAAAGCGGCATGTCGGTTGCCGAGGTCGCCACCCGTTTAGGCTATGAATCCGAAGCATCCTTTGCACGGGCGTTCAAGCGCATCACCAGGGTCTCGCCCGGCGTTGTGCGCCGCACCAATTCCGGACGAACGGACATGGATTTCGGATTTTAA
- the benC gene encoding benzoate 1,2-dioxygenase electron transfer component BenC, translating into MCYKIALNFEDGVTRFIGCKSGEKLLDAAYRAKINLPMDCSDGVCGTCKCRAESGSYDLGDDFIDDALSADEAEGGLVLTCQMKPKSDCVIAVPTTSVACKTGQQKFVATVANIVPHNDTAIVLELDVDTDPPAFLPGQYVNIGVPDSGQYRSYSFSTAPGEQKIAFLIKKIPDGLMSTWLERAEVGAKLELTGPLGSFYLREVQRPLLFLAGGTGLAPFLSMLEVLAREKSQQQVHLIYGVTRDLDLVLADEIEAYAGRLANFTYSTVVADEASNHPRKGWVTQHIPQKALNGGDVDLYLCGPPPMVDAVRRYFEDNGVKPNSFHYEKFTPNVAVREAA; encoded by the coding sequence ATGTGCTACAAGATCGCATTGAATTTTGAGGACGGCGTAACCCGGTTTATCGGGTGCAAGAGCGGCGAGAAGCTTCTCGACGCGGCCTATCGCGCCAAGATCAACCTGCCGATGGATTGTTCCGACGGCGTGTGCGGCACCTGCAAGTGCCGGGCCGAGAGCGGCAGCTATGACCTCGGCGACGACTTCATCGACGATGCGCTGAGTGCCGACGAGGCCGAGGGCGGACTTGTCCTGACCTGTCAGATGAAGCCGAAATCAGATTGCGTCATCGCCGTGCCGACAACATCAGTGGCCTGCAAGACGGGACAGCAGAAATTCGTCGCCACGGTCGCGAATATAGTGCCGCACAATGACACCGCGATCGTGCTGGAACTGGACGTGGATACCGATCCACCCGCATTCTTGCCCGGGCAGTACGTCAACATTGGTGTCCCCGACAGCGGTCAATACCGGTCCTATTCCTTCAGCACCGCGCCGGGCGAACAGAAGATCGCTTTTCTGATCAAGAAGATCCCCGACGGTCTGATGAGCACCTGGCTGGAGCGTGCCGAGGTCGGGGCAAAGCTCGAACTGACGGGACCGCTCGGCAGTTTCTACCTTCGGGAGGTGCAGCGCCCTTTATTGTTCCTGGCCGGCGGTACGGGCCTTGCGCCCTTCCTGTCGATGTTGGAAGTGCTGGCTCGCGAAAAGTCGCAACAGCAGGTTCATCTCATCTATGGCGTGACGCGGGATCTGGACTTGGTCCTCGCTGACGAGATCGAAGCCTACGCGGGGCGACTTGCCAATTTCACCTACAGCACCGTGGTAGCCGACGAAGCCTCCAACCATCCGCGCAAGGGGTGGGTGACCCAGCACATTCCGCAAAAGGCGCTCAATGGCGGCGATGTCGACCTCTACTTGTGCGGTCCGCCGCCGATGGTCGATGCGGTGCGCAGATATTTTGAGGACAACGGGGTAAAGCCCAACAGCTTCCACTACGAAAAGTTCACCCCCAATGTGGCCGTGAGGGAAGCAGCATGA
- a CDS encoding polysaccharide lyase family 7 protein gives MKNSDNFDLMNWKLCLPIDEDGGTISTALEILELTGFEHSSYFYTADDGAMVFRAITDGALTKGTTCARSELREMDGRSLASWSLNEGGTMTATLTIDEAPQVTGGADGRIVVGQIHGSGDELVRLYWENGGVYFKTDKSGDGNDSSRVELTNTSGETPQVALGEQFSYKIDVHGNTLTVIVYAGGDTYKSVTTVSSAWDGEQFYFKAGAYLGSNESNSTGAGQVSFYGLDFSHVAGGGLGGLVTAVTADDGTSNYSADSTGTIGDDVLTGGEFSDVIYGYGGDDVVRAGAGDDRIVGGSGADKLLGQDGADRVSAGAGDDIVYGGNGNDTIDGGAGNDTLKGETGANTVTGGDGDDTVYGGAGTDDLSGDAGADTIVAGEGDDSLNGGADNDRLYGGEGADRLYGQDGDDMLVGQGGADRLVGANGNDMLYGYSDSDKLYGDAGADKLVGGEGDDTLYGGAGDDRLYGDEGADNLYGGTGADTFVFISLDPSTLTSTGRDDIYQFSPAEYDTINLSSIDANATINGGQAFNFIGTTAFSDQGCELRYVNTGSETYVYGDVNGDGAADFSIHVDGVVQLQSSDFIL, from the coding sequence ATGAAAAATTCCGATAATTTCGATCTAATGAACTGGAAACTCTGCCTGCCGATCGACGAGGATGGTGGAACCATTAGTACGGCTTTGGAGATCCTGGAGCTCACAGGCTTCGAACATTCGTCCTATTTTTACACGGCCGACGATGGAGCGATGGTGTTTCGTGCGATCACTGATGGCGCCTTGACCAAGGGCACGACTTGCGCGAGGTCGGAGCTGCGCGAGATGGATGGTCGCTCGTTAGCCTCCTGGAGCTTGAATGAAGGAGGCACGATGACTGCGACCTTGACGATCGATGAGGCGCCGCAAGTGACGGGCGGCGCGGATGGGCGTATCGTCGTCGGCCAGATTCATGGTTCGGGAGACGAACTGGTCAGGCTCTACTGGGAGAATGGTGGAGTCTATTTTAAGACCGACAAGAGCGGAGACGGCAACGATTCCTCGAGAGTCGAGCTCACCAATACAAGCGGTGAAACGCCGCAAGTTGCTCTTGGGGAGCAGTTCTCCTACAAGATTGACGTTCATGGAAATACACTGACGGTCATCGTCTATGCCGGCGGGGACACGTACAAGTCGGTAACAACGGTCAGTTCCGCCTGGGATGGAGAACAATTCTACTTCAAGGCGGGTGCCTACCTTGGAAGCAATGAGTCAAACAGTACCGGCGCCGGCCAAGTATCATTTTATGGGCTTGATTTTTCTCACGTAGCAGGCGGCGGGTTGGGCGGCCTAGTGACCGCCGTGACAGCCGATGACGGGACGAGCAACTATTCCGCAGATTCAACCGGTACGATCGGCGATGACGTGCTTACGGGCGGTGAGTTCTCTGACGTCATCTACGGCTATGGTGGCGATGACGTGGTTCGCGCAGGTGCCGGAGACGACAGAATTGTCGGTGGCTCTGGCGCTGACAAGCTGCTGGGGCAGGACGGCGCCGATCGGGTTTCCGCAGGGGCGGGCGATGATATCGTCTATGGAGGGAATGGTAACGATACAATCGATGGCGGTGCAGGTAACGACACACTCAAGGGCGAAACCGGTGCGAATACGGTCACCGGCGGCGACGGAGACGATACCGTCTATGGTGGTGCAGGTACCGATGACCTGAGCGGTGACGCCGGTGCCGACACGATCGTCGCAGGGGAGGGCGACGATTCGCTCAATGGCGGCGCGGATAATGATAGGCTCTATGGTGGTGAAGGCGCCGACCGGCTATACGGGCAAGACGGTGACGACATGCTAGTCGGTCAGGGCGGCGCTGATAGGCTGGTCGGGGCAAACGGCAATGATATGCTCTATGGCTATAGCGATAGTGACAAGCTTTATGGTGATGCAGGAGCGGACAAGTTGGTGGGCGGTGAAGGCGACGACACGCTCTACGGAGGGGCCGGTGATGACCGACTTTATGGCGACGAAGGCGCTGACAACCTCTACGGCGGGACGGGCGCCGACACCTTCGTCTTCATCTCGCTCGATCCGTCGACGTTAACTTCTACCGGCCGCGACGACATCTACCAGTTTTCCCCGGCTGAGTACGATACCATCAATCTCAGCTCGATCGATGCGAACGCAACCATCAATGGTGGTCAAGCCTTCAATTTCATCGGGACTACTGCATTTTCAGACCAAGGCTGCGAACTGCGCTATGTCAATACCGGTTCGGAGACCTATGTCTATGGCGATGTCAACGGCGACGGGGCTGCGGACTTTTCGATCCACGTCGATGGCGTCGTGCAGCTTCAGAGCAGCGACTTTATCCTCTGA
- the dinB gene encoding DNA polymerase IV — protein sequence MNDMSPSPIRKIIHVDMDAFYASVEQRDNPDLRGKPIAVGGSAARGVVAAASYEARAYGVHSAMPSVTAKRKCPDLIFVPPRFDVYKAVSQQIRDIFAEYTALIEPLSLDEAYLDVTDNLKGMEIATEIALEIRAKIKQVTGLNASAGISYNKFLAKMASDLNKPNGQAVITPKNGPAFVESLPVKKFHGVGPATAERMRKYGIETGLDLKSKSLEFLQKHFGKSGPYFYGIARGIDERQVKPNRIRKSVGAEDTFVEDIADLDRAAAELMPLAEKVWRYCEAQGISGKTVTVKIKYSDFTQATRSRTSTISLANMADILDTAADLLTTVYPFKRPVRLLGVTLSSLTTTGNGDAQRQSQLDLGL from the coding sequence ATGAATGATATGAGCCCGAGTCCTATCCGCAAAATCATCCATGTCGACATGGATGCGTTTTATGCGTCGGTCGAGCAGCGCGATAATCCGGACCTGCGCGGCAAGCCAATTGCGGTTGGCGGCTCCGCGGCGCGAGGCGTGGTCGCAGCCGCGAGTTACGAGGCGCGCGCCTATGGCGTTCATTCCGCCATGCCGTCGGTGACCGCGAAACGAAAATGCCCGGACCTGATTTTCGTGCCGCCGCGCTTCGACGTTTACAAGGCAGTGTCCCAGCAGATCCGCGACATCTTTGCGGAATACACAGCGCTGATCGAACCGCTGTCGCTCGACGAAGCCTATCTCGATGTCACCGACAACCTCAAGGGCATGGAGATCGCCACCGAGATCGCGCTGGAAATCCGCGCCAAGATCAAGCAGGTCACCGGCCTCAATGCGTCGGCCGGGATCTCCTACAACAAGTTCCTCGCCAAAATGGCGAGCGACCTGAACAAACCCAACGGTCAAGCGGTGATCACGCCGAAGAACGGGCCGGCCTTCGTCGAGTCACTCCCCGTCAAGAAATTCCATGGTGTGGGGCCGGCGACCGCGGAGCGCATGCGGAAATATGGGATCGAGACCGGGCTCGATCTGAAATCGAAGTCGCTCGAATTTCTGCAGAAGCATTTCGGCAAATCCGGCCCGTATTTCTATGGCATTGCCCGCGGCATCGATGAGCGCCAGGTGAAGCCCAACCGAATTCGCAAGTCCGTGGGTGCGGAAGACACCTTTGTTGAGGACATCGCCGACCTCGACCGTGCGGCCGCGGAGCTGATGCCCCTTGCCGAAAAGGTCTGGCGCTACTGCGAGGCGCAAGGCATCAGCGGCAAGACGGTGACCGTGAAAATCAAATACTCGGATTTCACTCAGGCGACGCGCAGTCGAACCAGCACAATTTCATTGGCGAACATGGCAGACATTCTCGATACGGCGGCAGACCTTCTGACGACCGTCTACCCGTTTAAGCGCCCTGTCCGGCTGCTCGGGGTGACGCTCTCATCGCTGACGACTACCGGAAACGGCGATGCGCAGCGCCAGTCCCAGCTTGATCTTGGGTTGTGA
- the benD gene encoding benzoate diol dehydrogenase BenD, whose translation MSSAHFAGRFAGKVLVVTGAAQGIGRAVALRAAQEGGEVLFVDRADFVAEVAAEAVSAGTAAISADLETYEGAAAAMSFAAERFGGVDILINNVGGAIRMRPYAEFEAPQIDAEIRRSLMPTLYCCHAVLPHLFARGGGTIVNVSSNATRGIHRVPYSAAKGGVNAVTQSLAMELADHNIRVVATAPGGTEAPPRRIPRNGQGDTQAEEAWMVDVVRQVKATSFMKRYGSIEEQTAPILFLASDEASYITGSVLPVAGGDTG comes from the coding sequence ATGAGTTCGGCGCACTTCGCAGGCCGTTTTGCGGGCAAGGTGCTTGTCGTCACAGGCGCCGCCCAGGGCATCGGGCGGGCGGTTGCGCTGCGAGCAGCGCAAGAGGGCGGCGAAGTACTATTCGTGGACCGCGCCGACTTCGTCGCCGAAGTCGCCGCGGAAGCCGTCAGCGCCGGTACCGCGGCCATTTCGGCCGATCTGGAAACCTATGAGGGTGCGGCTGCTGCGATGTCATTCGCTGCCGAGAGATTCGGGGGCGTCGACATCCTGATCAACAATGTCGGCGGCGCAATCCGAATGCGTCCCTATGCCGAATTTGAGGCGCCACAGATCGACGCTGAAATCCGCCGGTCATTGATGCCGACGCTCTACTGTTGCCATGCGGTTCTGCCGCATCTCTTCGCGCGTGGCGGCGGCACAATCGTGAATGTCTCATCAAACGCCACGCGAGGCATTCACCGCGTACCCTATTCGGCGGCGAAAGGCGGTGTGAACGCCGTCACGCAATCGCTGGCAATGGAATTGGCCGATCACAATATCCGCGTGGTTGCCACGGCGCCCGGTGGCACCGAGGCGCCGCCGCGCCGCATTCCGCGCAATGGCCAAGGCGATACCCAGGCGGAGGAGGCTTGGATGGTCGATGTCGTACGCCAGGTTAAGGCAACCAGTTTCATGAAGCGCTACGGCAGCATCGAAGAACAGACGGCGCCAATCCTGTTCCTGGCGTCGGACGAAGCTTCCTACATTACGGGCAGCGTGCTGCCCGTCGCCGGTGGCGATACCGGCTGA
- the pcaD gene encoding 3-oxoadipate enol-lactonase, giving the protein MAYLELAGHRLHYRIDGEGIGSQEKPWLMFCNSLGTDLHMWDGQISELSRGFRILRYDSRGHGLSSAPSGPYALSDLGNDAIALLDGLNIDQAHFCGLSIGGLTGQWLGIHAGTRLGSIAVCATAAKIGTAESWAARIDFVRANGLAALKDATVERWFTPQFQAARPDTVAAVIDSFVATSIEGYIGCCAALAEADLRENLRQIVNPVLAVSGDCDPVCPPNDLEDIAACVQRGTHLSLSGRHIVNMASEQAFNTALISFLTIGPDGRAAMPGIAPEMAMTRSHRSSAGP; this is encoded by the coding sequence ATGGCTTATCTTGAACTTGCCGGACACCGTCTGCACTACCGTATCGATGGCGAAGGGATCGGTAGCCAGGAAAAGCCCTGGCTGATGTTTTGCAATTCACTCGGGACCGATCTCCATATGTGGGATGGCCAGATTTCCGAGCTTTCACGGGGTTTCCGCATATTGCGGTATGATAGCAGGGGTCACGGTCTATCCTCGGCTCCTTCCGGCCCTTATGCGTTATCGGACCTCGGGAATGACGCTATCGCGCTCCTAGATGGGCTGAATATAGATCAGGCGCATTTCTGTGGGCTGTCGATCGGGGGACTGACGGGGCAGTGGTTGGGTATCCATGCCGGGACGCGCCTTGGCAGCATCGCCGTCTGTGCGACAGCCGCGAAAATCGGCACCGCCGAAAGCTGGGCTGCACGCATCGATTTTGTCCGGGCCAACGGCCTTGCTGCCCTAAAGGACGCGACGGTCGAACGCTGGTTCACTCCTCAGTTCCAAGCCGCTCGGCCGGACACGGTTGCTGCCGTGATCGACAGTTTCGTCGCAACCTCGATCGAAGGTTACATCGGCTGCTGTGCAGCCCTTGCCGAGGCAGATCTACGCGAAAACCTCAGACAGATCGTCAATCCCGTGCTCGCCGTTTCCGGAGACTGCGACCCGGTATGCCCGCCAAATGATCTCGAAGACATCGCTGCGTGCGTGCAGCGCGGGACCCATCTGTCGTTGTCGGGTCGGCACATCGTCAATATGGCGTCGGAGCAGGCGTTCAACACTGCACTGATAAGTTTCTTGACGATCGGACCTGACGGTAGAGCGGCGATGCCCGGAATAGCTCCCGAGATGGCCATGACGAGGTCCCATCGATCATCCGCAGGCCCCTGA
- a CDS encoding MFS transporter, which yields MRSIDVNETIDSSPFGGFQWMVVALCGLLLIVDGYDVFVAGTVLPTLITEWGLSKPQAGTLQAWALFGMMFGALIFGSLADRIGRKKGIAISFLLFTISTMLTGFASSPSQFMIFRFFAGLGCGGLMPNAVALMNEYAPRRLRGTMVALMFSGYSVGGMVAAGLGIGVIPQFGWKPMFFVAAIPLLMLPAILWKLPESLGFLIRQGRQEQAKAIYAKISPSFALASDDRLIFSEIKGASASVLELFRHQRTLRTVMLWVAFFCCLLLVYLLSSWLPKVLQEAGYAERASLLSLFSLNFGGMVGAIAGGWLGDRFGLPKVVIAFFMVAAVSIALIGYNPPSGILFLLVFVAGATSIGTQILLYASVAQLYNLSVRSTGLGWASGVGRIGAIVGPTLGGVLLAQQLPLQQNFLIFAVPAAVSALAMLVFAVSNARRSSGAQLVPA from the coding sequence ATGCGCAGTATAGACGTGAATGAAACGATAGATTCCAGCCCGTTCGGCGGCTTTCAGTGGATGGTGGTCGCCCTGTGTGGGTTGCTGCTGATCGTCGACGGTTATGATGTATTCGTGGCCGGAACGGTTCTGCCGACGCTGATCACGGAATGGGGCTTGAGCAAGCCACAGGCTGGCACGTTGCAGGCCTGGGCGTTGTTCGGAATGATGTTCGGCGCCCTGATTTTTGGCTCGCTGGCGGACAGGATTGGGCGAAAGAAGGGTATCGCGATCAGCTTCCTGCTGTTCACCATTTCCACGATGTTGACCGGCTTCGCCAGCTCACCCAGTCAATTCATGATCTTCCGATTCTTTGCCGGTCTCGGTTGCGGCGGGTTGATGCCCAATGCCGTGGCGCTAATGAACGAATATGCACCCAGGCGCCTTAGAGGCACGATGGTGGCGCTGATGTTTTCCGGCTATTCGGTCGGGGGCATGGTGGCCGCGGGTCTGGGCATTGGAGTGATCCCTCAATTCGGCTGGAAGCCAATGTTCTTCGTTGCCGCAATCCCGCTGCTGATGTTGCCGGCCATTCTATGGAAACTGCCGGAATCGCTGGGCTTCCTTATCCGTCAGGGGCGACAGGAACAGGCGAAAGCGATCTATGCGAAGATTTCTCCTTCCTTTGCTCTCGCCAGCGACGACAGGCTGATCTTCTCCGAAATCAAGGGTGCCTCGGCGTCGGTTTTGGAATTGTTTCGGCATCAGCGCACCCTGCGCACAGTAATGCTCTGGGTGGCGTTCTTTTGCTGCCTGCTGCTGGTGTATCTGCTTTCTTCCTGGTTGCCGAAAGTTCTGCAGGAAGCCGGTTACGCTGAAAGGGCAAGTCTGCTTAGCCTCTTCTCGCTCAATTTCGGTGGCATGGTCGGTGCGATCGCCGGCGGTTGGCTCGGAGACCGCTTCGGTCTGCCCAAAGTGGTGATTGCCTTCTTCATGGTGGCTGCCGTATCAATCGCGTTGATCGGTTACAATCCACCATCGGGCATTCTGTTCCTGCTGGTCTTCGTGGCTGGCGCCACTTCGATTGGAACGCAGATCCTGCTCTATGCCAGCGTCGCACAGCTCTATAATCTCTCTGTGCGTTCAACAGGACTTGGTTGGGCATCGGGCGTTGGCCGCATCGGGGCAATCGTCGGCCCGACACTCGGTGGCGTCCTTCTCGCTCAGCAACTGCCGCTGCAGCAGAACTTTCTGATCTTCGCCGTTCCCGCGGCGGTGTCGGCTCTGGCAATGCTGGTCTTCGCCGTCAGCAATGCGCGCCGATCAAGCGGCGCGCAGCTTGTCCCGGCGTAA
- a CDS encoding MFS transporter — protein sequence MTDTTSQFDSTLIDIDAAEPAAWSAATWFAVLSMAATSFALVSAEFLPAGLLTPMASDLGISEGTAGQVVTATASVGAVTALLSNVLIGRLNRKAVLVGLSALAIGSNILAALATDFWLLLLGRAGLGVALSGFWALSVAVVARLVGANATGRGMAIVTLGVSLATIAAPSMGALISDWLGWRSAMAMTAGLAALAMLLQLLSLPTLPASASNSLSDVLRLTRRRAVQLGMLAILLLMTGHFAGSVYVRPFLEQVTLLETWPIALALLGFGIASVIGNIAGGRMADADIRVALMATAALMAFATLALVLWGAHIVVAFGFAMLWGFAFGMAPVVLPTNLSRGAPDALEAVGSLMVVSFQVAISIGAVFGGYAVDNYGATGPLILTAVLAASTVSLALLQPRG from the coding sequence ATGACGGATACAACATCACAGTTTGACAGTACGCTGATAGACATTGATGCCGCTGAGCCAGCCGCATGGAGCGCGGCCACCTGGTTCGCGGTCCTTTCGATGGCGGCCACCAGCTTTGCCCTGGTGTCGGCCGAGTTCCTGCCGGCAGGTCTGCTGACGCCAATGGCGAGTGATCTCGGCATTAGTGAAGGAACGGCCGGACAGGTCGTAACCGCCACCGCTTCCGTCGGCGCCGTGACAGCCTTGTTGAGCAATGTTCTCATCGGCAGATTGAACCGCAAGGCAGTGCTGGTCGGTCTCAGTGCCTTGGCGATCGGCTCCAATATTCTTGCGGCGTTAGCGACAGATTTCTGGCTGTTGCTGTTGGGCCGCGCCGGATTGGGCGTCGCGCTCAGTGGTTTCTGGGCCCTTTCAGTCGCCGTCGTGGCAAGGCTGGTTGGCGCCAATGCGACAGGTCGGGGCATGGCTATCGTCACCCTCGGCGTCTCACTCGCCACCATTGCTGCGCCTTCGATGGGCGCGTTGATCAGCGACTGGCTGGGCTGGCGCAGCGCAATGGCCATGACGGCGGGGCTCGCCGCGCTAGCCATGCTGCTGCAGTTGCTCAGTCTGCCGACGCTGCCCGCAAGCGCCAGCAACAGTCTGAGCGACGTCTTGCGGCTGACACGGCGGCGTGCTGTTCAACTGGGAATGCTTGCTATTCTTTTGCTGATGACGGGGCATTTTGCCGGCTCGGTCTATGTGCGTCCCTTCCTCGAACAGGTGACGCTCCTTGAAACCTGGCCGATTGCCCTGGCGCTGCTCGGGTTTGGCATTGCCTCTGTGATCGGCAATATTGCCGGTGGCCGAATGGCTGACGCTGATATCCGAGTTGCCCTCATGGCCACCGCAGCGTTGATGGCGTTTGCTACCTTAGCTTTGGTGCTTTGGGGCGCGCATATCGTCGTCGCCTTCGGTTTCGCTATGCTTTGGGGCTTCGCTTTTGGCATGGCGCCGGTGGTGCTGCCTACCAATCTGTCGCGCGGGGCGCCCGACGCGCTTGAAGCAGTGGGCAGTCTGATGGTCGTCTCTTTCCAGGTCGCCATCAGTATCGGCGCAGTGTTCGGCGGCTACGCCGTGGACAACTATGGCGCTACGGGACCATTGATCCTTACCGCCGTCCTTGCCGCATCGACGGTCTCACTGGCGCTGCTCCAGCCACGCGGTTGA